In Sebaldella termitidis ATCC 33386, one DNA window encodes the following:
- a CDS encoding aldo/keto reductase, translating to MKKIAVGNMFDGTEVSLGCMRMKALSVSDVENIVGVAMEQGITYFDHADIYGDGKSEEIFGQASKNLGLKRDEIILQTKCGIRKGFFDFSKEHIISSVEKSLKRLQADYVDVLLLHRPDTLVEPEEVAQAFDTLYQSGKVKYFGVSNHNPYQIELLQKFLKHKIVINQMQFGIMHTVMIDAGINVNMYNNDSVMRDGGTLDYCRLKDITIQAWSPYQYGFFEGVFLDNEKFSTLNNVIDRIAKEKGVSNVTIATAWILRHPAKMQVVVGTMNKERLKEIAKASNVELSREEWYEIYTAAGHALP from the coding sequence ATGAAAAAAATTGCTGTTGGAAACATGTTTGACGGGACGGAAGTGTCTTTGGGGTGTATGAGAATGAAAGCACTGTCTGTTTCTGATGTGGAAAATATAGTTGGTGTAGCAATGGAGCAGGGTATTACATATTTTGACCATGCAGATATCTACGGGGATGGAAAATCAGAGGAAATATTCGGGCAGGCTTCAAAAAATCTCGGTTTAAAAAGGGACGAGATAATACTGCAGACTAAATGCGGAATTAGAAAAGGATTTTTTGATTTTTCCAAGGAGCATATAATCTCATCTGTGGAAAAAAGTCTGAAAAGACTTCAGGCAGATTATGTAGATGTTCTGCTTCTTCACAGACCTGATACTCTTGTAGAACCCGAAGAAGTAGCACAAGCTTTTGATACTCTGTATCAAAGCGGAAAGGTAAAATATTTCGGAGTAAGTAACCATAATCCTTATCAGATAGAACTGCTTCAAAAATTTTTGAAACATAAAATAGTGATAAATCAGATGCAGTTTGGAATAATGCATACAGTTATGATAGATGCAGGAATAAATGTAAATATGTATAATAATGACTCTGTTATGAGAGACGGGGGTACGCTCGATTACTGCAGGCTGAAAGATATCACAATACAGGCTTGGTCTCCATATCAATATGGTTTTTTTGAAGGAGTATTTCTGGATAATGAAAAATTTTCTACACTGAATAATGTAATAGACAGAATTGCCAAAGAAAAAGGGGTCTCTAATGTAACAATAGCAACAGCATGGATCTTAAGACATCCGGCAAAAATGCAGGTAGTAGTTGGTACTATGAATAAAGAGAGACTAAAAGAAATAGCAAAAGCAAGCAATGTAGAATTAAGCCGTGAAGAGTGGTATGAAATTTATACAGCCGCAGGACATGCTTTACCATAA
- a CDS encoding MarR family winged helix-turn-helix transcriptional regulator, whose translation MKTSKFDDSEQSVGLVFWRVSVLWQRKVKEALNKIGITHTQFVILATIQELSEHDMTATQKEISDFSSIDVMTVSSVLRLLEKNNYITRKPHPKDTRANVIIITPKGTEAIYAAIPAVENVDDNFFFEDIEKNRLFLELLTELRKDNEKI comes from the coding sequence ATGAAAACTTCTAAATTTGATGATAGTGAACAAAGTGTAGGACTTGTCTTCTGGAGAGTCTCTGTCCTGTGGCAGCGAAAGGTCAAGGAAGCACTTAATAAAATCGGAATCACACATACTCAGTTTGTTATTCTTGCCACTATACAGGAATTAAGCGAGCATGATATGACTGCTACCCAAAAGGAAATTTCTGATTTTTCTTCTATCGATGTAATGACTGTTTCAAGTGTATTGAGGCTTCTTGAAAAAAATAATTATATCACAAGAAAACCACACCCCAAGGATACCAGAGCCAATGTAATTATTATTACGCCCAAAGGAACCGAGGCTATCTATGCTGCTATTCCCGCTGTGGAAAATGTTGATGATAACTTTTTTTTCGAAGATATTGAAAAAAACAGACTCTTTCTTGAGCTCCTTACTGAGCTTAGAAAAGATAATGAAAAAATTTAG
- a CDS encoding PadR family transcriptional regulator, translating to MALKHGILGLLNYGDMTGYDLMKIFEKSLHYFWHVKTSQIYLELDNMTKSGLVVFRKEIQESRPNKNIFMITEKGKDELRKWLSHYDMKKSFNMKNEFLMIIFFLNELPKEEALRILEEYKEQCMKEKDSLMDANETVQTFKDIYSVNKKDHIFWQLTVKHGELCYEACLKWADYAIEVIKNKL from the coding sequence ATGGCATTAAAGCATGGAATTTTAGGATTATTAAATTATGGAGATATGACAGGCTATGATTTGATGAAAATTTTTGAAAAATCACTTCATTATTTCTGGCATGTAAAAACAAGCCAGATATATCTGGAGCTGGATAATATGACAAAATCAGGACTTGTGGTTTTCAGGAAAGAAATACAGGAGAGCCGTCCCAATAAAAATATATTTATGATAACGGAAAAAGGGAAGGATGAGCTGAGAAAATGGCTGTCACATTATGATATGAAAAAATCTTTTAATATGAAAAATGAATTTTTAATGATCATATTTTTTCTGAATGAACTTCCTAAAGAAGAAGCATTGAGGATACTTGAGGAATATAAAGAACAGTGCATGAAGGAGAAGGATTCTCTTATGGATGCAAATGAAACAGTACAAACATTCAAGGATATATACAGTGTTAATAAAAAAGACCATATTTTTTGGCAGCTGACGGTAAAACACGGGGAATTATGCTATGAGGCATGTCTGAAATGGGCTGATTATGCTATTGAAGTAATAAAAAATAAATTGTGA
- a CDS encoding flavodoxin family protein: MNILYIIDNRVAGSTVAYVENFNKNRFGNNDNIKIFNLSEMTVNQCTGCFSCWLKTPGECIFKDSMEEIYFEIVKADIMILVSPIKTGFISGKIKTFLDRLIPLLLPYFEIINNEFHHTGRYENYPILGMILERTESTEDTDINTIKKFFERFSLNFHSKVEIFDVLEKEQEVLRNVTGNI, encoded by the coding sequence ATGAATATTCTGTATATTATTGATAACAGAGTTGCAGGCAGTACCGTGGCATATGTAGAAAACTTTAACAAAAACAGGTTTGGAAATAATGATAATATAAAAATATTTAATCTGAGTGAAATGACAGTAAATCAGTGTACAGGCTGCTTTTCATGCTGGCTGAAAACTCCGGGCGAATGTATATTTAAAGATTCAATGGAGGAAATATATTTTGAAATTGTAAAAGCAGATATTATGATTCTGGTCTCACCGATAAAAACAGGATTTATCAGCGGTAAAATAAAAACTTTTCTGGACAGACTTATTCCTTTGCTTCTTCCGTATTTTGAAATAATAAACAATGAATTTCATCATACAGGGAGATATGAAAATTATCCCATACTGGGAATGATTTTGGAGAGAACAGAAAGTACCGAAGATACCGATATAAACACAATAAAGAAATTTTTTGAAAGATTTTCTTTGAATTTTCATTCAAAAGTTGAAATTTTCGATGTGCTGGAAAAAGAACAGGAGGTATTGCGGAATGTCACTGGTAATATTTAA
- a CDS encoding NAD(P)H-dependent oxidoreductase, giving the protein MSLVIFNGSPRGTGSNSKLMADSFLKGFTAESSEESKVFYLIKKKDLELHKEEFKNAEKVIFIFPLYTDAMPGMVKEFFEEAEEYNSENKKIGFIVHSGFPEAIHSECLAEYLKRFAEIIKAEYTGTVIAGGSEALKFTDEKMQNKKLAPFYALGSRYASNSKFDSEITENLSKIRRFNGFILVILKICISLGIFNINWNKILKKNGSMDKRLAKPYKNI; this is encoded by the coding sequence ATGTCACTGGTAATATTTAACGGTTCTCCAAGGGGAACGGGAAGTAATTCTAAATTAATGGCAGATTCTTTTTTAAAAGGGTTCACAGCAGAGTCAAGTGAGGAAAGCAAAGTATTTTATTTAATAAAGAAAAAAGATCTGGAACTTCATAAAGAAGAATTTAAAAATGCAGAAAAAGTTATTTTTATTTTTCCGTTATATACAGATGCAATGCCGGGAATGGTAAAAGAATTTTTTGAAGAAGCGGAAGAATATAATTCTGAGAATAAAAAAATTGGTTTTATAGTTCATTCAGGATTTCCGGAAGCTATACATTCCGAATGTCTCGCAGAGTATCTTAAGAGGTTTGCGGAGATAATCAAGGCAGAGTATACAGGTACTGTGATTGCAGGAGGAAGTGAAGCTCTGAAATTTACAGATGAAAAAATGCAGAATAAAAAACTCGCGCCATTTTATGCATTAGGAAGCAGATATGCCTCAAACAGTAAATTTGACAGTGAAATAACTGAAAATTTAAGTAAAATACGCAGGTTTAACGGGTTTATTCTGGTAATTCTGAAAATCTGTATATCTCTGGGAATCTTTAATATTAACTGGAATAAAATACTGAAAAAAAACGGCAGTA